In one Bacteroidota bacterium genomic region, the following are encoded:
- a CDS encoding sodium ion-translocating decarboxylase subunit beta — protein sequence MENTSFIGFLLENLERFFQYTAFANMSWGNLIMIVVGLVFITLAITKEFEPLLLIPIGFGMIVGNIAFWGAEFTDISDPNNMKLGVYQEGSVMNYLYFGVIKGIYPPLIFLGLGAMTDFSALLSKPRLLLIGAAAQLGIFGAYAIALALGFSPEQAGAIAIIGGADGPTAIFLSSKLAPELMGAIAVSAYSYMALVPVIQPPIMRMLTNKKERVIRMKPPRVVSKTEKIIFPIAGLLLTTFIVPAGLPLLGMLFFGNLLKESGVTKRLAQTASGALVDIVTILLGLTVGASTQASTFLTTKSIGIFVIGAFSFMVATTGGVLFVKFMNLFLKEGNKINPLIGNAGVSAVPDSARVSQVLGLQYDKTNHLLMHAMAPNVAGVVGSAVAAGILLSFLY from the coding sequence ATGGAAAATACAAGCTTCATTGGTTTTTTATTAGAAAATCTGGAAAGATTTTTCCAATATACTGCTTTTGCAAACATGAGCTGGGGCAATTTAATCATGATAGTAGTGGGTTTGGTTTTTATAACCTTGGCCATCACAAAAGAATTTGAACCCTTGCTTTTAATTCCGATTGGATTTGGAATGATAGTCGGTAATATTGCCTTTTGGGGTGCAGAATTTACTGATATAAGCGATCCAAACAACATGAAATTGGGTGTTTATCAGGAGGGTAGTGTAATGAATTACCTATACTTTGGGGTAATAAAAGGTATTTATCCTCCCTTAATATTCCTTGGCTTGGGTGCCATGACTGATTTTTCCGCTTTACTGTCTAAACCTCGTTTGTTATTAATCGGAGCTGCAGCTCAATTAGGGATATTTGGTGCCTATGCCATTGCATTGGCTTTGGGATTTTCTCCAGAGCAAGCTGGTGCGATTGCCATTATTGGTGGAGCGGATGGACCTACAGCCATTTTCCTATCATCCAAACTGGCTCCTGAATTAATGGGTGCAATTGCTGTATCAGCCTATTCTTACATGGCTTTGGTACCGGTTATTCAGCCACCTATTATGCGAATGCTAACCAACAAAAAAGAACGTGTAATTCGAATGAAGCCACCTCGTGTTGTTTCTAAAACAGAAAAAATTATTTTTCCAATTGCCGGATTATTATTGACAACCTTCATTGTCCCTGCTGGTTTACCATTGCTGGGTATGTTATTTTTTGGGAATTTGTTGAAAGAATCAGGTGTAACCAAACGTCTGGCTCAAACGGCAAGTGGGGCATTGGTTGATATTGTGACCATACTTTTGGGACTTACTGTAGGAGCATCTACACAAGCGTCCACTTTTTTAACCACTAAGTCGATTGGAATTTTTGTCATTGGAGCATTTTCATTTATGGTTGCCACCACTGGAGGTGTTTTATTTGTAAAATTCATGAATCTTTTTCTCAAAGAGGGAAATAAAATCAATCCTTTAATTGGTAATGCTGGAGTTTCTGCTGTGCCAGATAGTGCTCGTGTCTCTCAGGTTCTTGGTTTACAATACGATAAAACCAATCATTTGCTGATGCATGCTATGGCTCCAAATGTAGCTGGTGTAGTCGGAAGTGCTGTAGCCGCAGGTATTTTGCTCAGTTTCTTGTATTAG
- a CDS encoding acetyl-CoA carboxylase biotin carboxyl carrier protein subunit, which produces MKKFKYIINGNEYEVNIKDIEDNIVDVEVNGTHYSVEVDKDIKPTKTPKLVRKSAIPTTDTPRLSPEKTVPIQTSGEGYQILSPLPGVVLELDVKVGDMVTEGQRLMMLEAMKMENNIDSDRAGKIISIKVGKGDSVMQGDLLFVIA; this is translated from the coding sequence ATGAAAAAGTTTAAGTATATTATTAATGGGAATGAATACGAGGTTAATATCAAGGATATTGAAGATAATATAGTAGATGTTGAAGTGAACGGAACCCATTATTCTGTTGAAGTCGATAAAGATATAAAACCGACCAAAACGCCTAAATTGGTTCGTAAATCAGCTATTCCGACAACAGATACACCCAGACTTTCTCCGGAAAAAACGGTTCCCATTCAAACATCTGGAGAGGGATACCAAATACTTTCGCCCTTACCGGGTGTGGTTCTTGAGCTTGATGTAAAAGTCGGTGACATGGTAACAGAAGGTCAAAGACTGATGATGCTCGAAGCGATGAAAATGGAAAACAATATAGACTCTGACCGAGCAGGAAAAATAATTTCAATAAAAGTAGGCAAAGGCGATTCCGTTATGCAAGGTGATCTCCTGTTTGTTATAGCTTAA
- a CDS encoding OadG family protein: MLVLNLLLSTATLIGAKSGRNSAQEFYEQDPTGIGMAIIAMSVVFMSLVLLFLVVNALTMLMNKDLQVRRKRKSKGSIETKNEEDISGEVNAAIALAIHMYRKQIHDIESFKLTIDRVSRIYSPWSSKLYGMSQTPLKKSR; the protein is encoded by the coding sequence ATGCTTGTCCTGAATTTACTATTATCGACAGCCACTTTGATAGGTGCAAAAAGTGGAAGAAATTCTGCTCAAGAGTTTTATGAGCAAGATCCTACGGGTATTGGTATGGCTATTATTGCAATGAGCGTTGTTTTTATGTCGCTTGTTCTTCTTTTTTTAGTGGTTAATGCCCTGACCATGTTGATGAATAAGGATCTCCAAGTCAGAAGGAAAAGGAAATCAAAAGGTTCTATTGAAACAAAAAATGAAGAAGATATTTCTGGAGAGGTGAATGCAGCTATTGCTTTGGCTATTCATATGTACCGCAAACAAATTCATGATATTGAGAGTTTTAAACTTACAATTGATCGTGTTTCAAGAATATATTCACCCTGGAGTTCTAAATTGTATGGTATGTCTCAAACACCATTAAAAAAATCGAGATGA
- a CDS encoding acyl-CoA carboxylase subunit beta, which produces MSMQLKINELMALRETARLGGGEKRIEAQHKKGKYTARERLDMLLDDGSFEEFDMFVSHRCIDFGLDEQHFLSDGVVTGYGTIDGRLVYVFSQDFTVFGGSLSEMFAAKICKIMDKALKVGAPVIGINDSGGARIQEGVKSLGGYAEIFQRNILASGVIPQISAIFGPCAGGAVYSPALTDFNIMSKDTSYMFVTGPKVVKTVTGEDVTTEELGGASVHSTRSGVAHFVAEDEEEGLMLIRKLISYFPQNNMEDPPLAFSDDPIDRVDDNLNEILPENTNKPYDVKEIIESIVDYHEYLEVQRNYAPNIVTAFARFNGMSVGIVANQPDYLAGVLDINASRKAARFVRYCDAFNIPLVTLVDVPGFLPGTAQEYGGIIIHGAKLLFAYGEATVPKVTVILRKAYGGAYDVMSSKHLRGDINYAWPGSEIAVMGPKGAIEVLLSRELSSIEDEKKKKEILKEKEAEYKDKFANPYVAAKFGYIDDVIEPRNTRFRIIRALQSLSTKKDVNPPKKHSNIPL; this is translated from the coding sequence ATGAGTATGCAACTAAAGATCAATGAATTGATGGCTCTTCGCGAAACAGCCCGATTGGGTGGTGGCGAAAAGCGCATTGAAGCACAGCATAAAAAAGGAAAATATACTGCTCGTGAGCGTTTAGACATGTTGTTGGACGATGGTAGTTTTGAGGAGTTCGACATGTTCGTATCACATCGCTGTATAGATTTTGGCCTTGACGAGCAACACTTTCTATCAGATGGTGTTGTTACAGGTTATGGAACAATTGATGGGCGACTTGTATATGTTTTTTCACAGGATTTTACTGTTTTTGGTGGTTCACTATCGGAAATGTTCGCAGCAAAAATTTGCAAGATAATGGATAAGGCTCTCAAAGTGGGAGCACCAGTAATCGGGATTAATGATAGTGGAGGAGCACGTATTCAGGAAGGAGTAAAAAGTTTAGGTGGTTATGCTGAAATTTTTCAACGTAATATACTCGCTTCAGGTGTGATTCCTCAAATATCAGCCATTTTTGGTCCTTGTGCCGGTGGTGCAGTTTATTCTCCTGCTCTCACAGATTTTAATATCATGAGCAAGGATACGAGCTATATGTTTGTTACAGGCCCAAAAGTAGTAAAAACGGTTACAGGTGAAGATGTTACTACAGAAGAGCTAGGTGGTGCAAGTGTTCATTCTACTCGTTCTGGAGTGGCTCATTTTGTTGCAGAAGATGAGGAAGAAGGCCTCATGTTGATTCGCAAGCTAATCAGTTATTTCCCACAGAATAACATGGAAGATCCTCCATTAGCATTTTCAGATGATCCTATCGATAGAGTTGATGATAACTTGAATGAGATATTACCAGAAAACACCAATAAACCATATGATGTCAAAGAAATAATTGAGTCGATTGTTGATTATCATGAATATTTAGAGGTACAACGAAACTATGCACCGAATATAGTTACTGCATTTGCACGTTTCAATGGCATGTCTGTTGGTATTGTGGCTAATCAACCAGATTACCTGGCTGGAGTTTTGGATATTAATGCTTCCCGAAAGGCAGCTCGTTTCGTTCGTTATTGTGACGCTTTCAATATTCCACTTGTTACTTTGGTTGATGTTCCCGGATTTTTACCTGGTACTGCTCAAGAGTATGGAGGTATTATTATTCATGGTGCAAAGCTTTTGTTTGCTTATGGAGAAGCAACAGTTCCTAAAGTAACTGTCATTTTAAGGAAAGCCTATGGAGGCGCTTATGATGTGATGAGCAGTAAACATTTGAGAGGAGATATAAATTATGCATGGCCGGGATCAGAAATAGCCGTTATGGGTCCGAAAGGAGCTATTGAGGTCTTATTAAGCCGCGAATTATCATCTATCGAAGATGAAAAGAAAAAGAAGGAGATCTTAAAAGAGAAAGAAGCTGAATACAAAGATAAGTTTGCCAATCCCTATGTAGCTGCCAAGTTTGGCTATATTGATGATGTTATCGAACCACGAAATACTCGTTTTCGTATCATTCGGGCACTGCAATCTTTATCAACCAAAAAAGACGTGAATCCGCCTAAGAAACATTCTAATATACCTTTATAA
- the mce gene encoding methylmalonyl-CoA epimerase: MKPKYIEHIGIAVRNLEESIAYYENVFGLSCYAIEEVADQKVKTAFFKVGQTKIELLESTDPNGPIGKFIEKKGEGVHHLAFAVDDIEEKLTELDQKGIQLIDQEPRNGAEGLSIAFLHPKSTHGVLTEICEDKQNK, from the coding sequence ATTAAACCAAAATATATCGAACATATTGGAATTGCTGTTCGCAATCTGGAAGAATCGATTGCTTACTATGAAAATGTTTTTGGATTAAGTTGTTATGCTATTGAAGAAGTTGCTGATCAGAAAGTTAAAACTGCCTTTTTTAAAGTTGGTCAGACAAAAATTGAACTCCTCGAATCTACCGATCCCAACGGGCCAATTGGTAAATTCATTGAGAAAAAAGGCGAAGGTGTACATCATTTAGCCTTTGCTGTTGATGATATTGAGGAAAAATTAACAGAACTTGATCAAAAAGGAATTCAATTAATAGATCAGGAGCCTAGAAATGGGGCAGAGGGTTTGTCAATTGCTTTCTTACATCCAAAATCAACACATGGCGTTTTAACAGAAATATGTGAAGATAAACAGAACAAATAG
- a CDS encoding PAS domain S-box protein: MKAISRQIDFLTNISLDDINLARFLDNIEVGIIIINENNEIVHTNKRVEDLFGYEKAELAGQLLNILIQDNIIHTHQSHIDRFFKNPENRPMGIGLDLFAKKKDQEVIPVEVSISYLKTKEGKLGISFINDLRFRKKLENELRDANNELQAFAKTVAHDINNTLVGVVSLSELLAEQYDHIPQEKQKDLLLEVAQSGRKLSNIINELLLFASIDKIEVNLLPIEMKSVIDEALKRLHYLTSDVDISIKMADNFPLSLGHAAWIEEVWFNLISNAIKYGGNPPEIEFGFNKEDKWINYWIKDNGNGLTSEQVAVIFNATELAEKNIIKGHGLGLSIVKRIIEKQGGKVSVQSEEGRGSSFGFYLEQA, from the coding sequence ATGAAAGCCATTTCACGACAAATTGATTTCTTGACAAATATAAGCTTAGATGATATTAATCTGGCTAGATTTCTTGACAACATCGAAGTAGGAATTATAATTATTAATGAAAACAATGAAATTGTTCATACCAATAAACGTGTAGAAGATTTGTTTGGATATGAAAAAGCTGAGTTAGCAGGGCAATTATTGAATATATTAATTCAGGACAACATTATCCATACACACCAATCTCATATTGATCGTTTTTTCAAAAATCCTGAAAACAGACCCATGGGAATTGGTCTTGATTTATTTGCTAAAAAGAAAGATCAGGAAGTTATTCCGGTTGAAGTTAGCATTAGCTATTTAAAAACCAAAGAAGGCAAATTGGGCATATCTTTTATAAATGATCTCCGATTTCGAAAAAAATTAGAGAATGAATTACGCGATGCAAATAATGAATTACAAGCATTTGCAAAAACCGTTGCACATGACATAAACAATACGTTAGTTGGTGTTGTGAGTTTAAGTGAGTTATTGGCAGAACAATACGATCATATTCCGCAAGAAAAACAAAAAGATTTATTACTAGAAGTAGCTCAATCAGGGAGAAAACTGAGTAATATTATTAATGAATTACTTCTTTTTGCCAGTATCGATAAAATAGAGGTCAATCTGCTTCCAATTGAAATGAAATCGGTTATCGATGAAGCCTTAAAACGTTTGCATTATTTGACTAGTGATGTAGATATTTCAATAAAAATGGCTGATAATTTCCCCTTGTCACTGGGGCATGCAGCTTGGATAGAGGAAGTATGGTTCAACCTGATAAGTAATGCCATCAAATATGGAGGAAACCCACCAGAAATTGAATTTGGCTTCAATAAAGAAGATAAATGGATTAATTACTGGATAAAAGACAATGGCAATGGATTGACCAGCGAGCAAGTTGCGGTTATTTTTAATGCTACTGAACTGGCTGAAAAGAATATTATTAAAGGACATGGTTTAGGACTTTCAATAGTCAAACGAATTATTGAAAAGCAAGGTGGTAAAGTTAGTGTACAGAGTGAAGAAGGAAGAGGAAGTAGTTTTGGTTTTTATCTGGAGCAGGCTTAA
- a CDS encoding threonine synthase → MNTSLFCRSCNRKYGSASLLWRCDCGGLLDVDFVAEFPLEKIKKSSPSLWRYESAIPVSSKYKISFGEGYTPLEQNELFGIKFHIKHDYLFPTASFKDRGASVLISKLNELGVSSIIEDSSGNAASSIAAYAAKSAIACKIFVPEKTSKEKIRQIESYGADLELVKGSRQEVADYTLCKAESIYYASHSWNPYFFQGVKTIAYEIVEQLNWVAPDTVILPLGNGTLLIGAYIGFNDLLIAGLIDKMPKLLAVQAEKCAPIYHYLKKSTFPKMAKTIAAGIAVEKPVRFEQIIEAILKTEGDIFKVSEEDIKHALKFIQRKGYYIEPTSAVVVAAISQIQKSNLLGQNNVLVFTGHGLKYSG, encoded by the coding sequence ATGAATACTTCACTTTTTTGTAGAAGTTGTAATCGAAAATATGGTTCAGCTAGTTTGCTTTGGCGATGTGATTGTGGTGGGTTATTAGATGTTGATTTTGTAGCTGAATTTCCTCTTGAAAAAATAAAAAAAAGTAGTCCCTCACTTTGGCGTTATGAAAGTGCCATACCTGTTTCAAGTAAGTATAAAATAAGTTTTGGTGAAGGATATACTCCTTTGGAACAAAACGAATTATTTGGAATTAAATTCCATATCAAACATGATTATTTATTTCCTACAGCCTCGTTCAAGGATAGAGGAGCCAGTGTTTTGATTTCTAAGCTGAACGAACTTGGCGTTTCCAGTATTATTGAAGATTCATCAGGAAATGCAGCGAGCTCAATAGCTGCCTATGCAGCAAAATCAGCCATTGCATGCAAAATATTTGTTCCAGAAAAAACCTCCAAAGAAAAAATCAGGCAAATTGAAAGCTATGGAGCAGATTTAGAATTAGTAAAAGGTAGCAGGCAAGAAGTTGCTGATTATACACTTTGTAAAGCTGAAAGTATATATTATGCCAGTCATAGTTGGAACCCTTATTTTTTTCAGGGAGTTAAAACCATTGCCTACGAGATTGTGGAACAGCTTAATTGGGTAGCACCCGATACAGTGATTTTACCTCTAGGAAATGGAACCTTACTCATTGGAGCTTATATTGGGTTTAATGATTTATTAATTGCTGGTTTGATTGACAAAATGCCCAAATTATTAGCTGTACAAGCTGAAAAATGTGCTCCCATTTATCATTATTTGAAGAAATCGACTTTTCCCAAAATGGCAAAAACAATTGCTGCAGGAATTGCTGTTGAAAAGCCTGTCCGGTTTGAACAAATAATTGAAGCAATTCTTAAAACAGAAGGAGATATTTTTAAAGTTAGTGAGGAAGATATAAAGCATGCGTTGAAGTTCATACAAAGAAAGGGGTATTATATAGAGCCTACTTCAGCGGTGGTTGTGGCTGCTATCTCCCAAATTCAAAAAAGCAATTTATTGGGACAAAACAATGTGTTGGTATTTACGGGTCATGGATTAAAATATTCAGGCTAA
- a CDS encoding sigma-54-dependent Fis family transcriptional regulator, producing the protein MDPFKIFIVEDDTMYGELLAFNLSLNPDYEVERFSTGAECVNALYKAPSAISLDYSLPDMTGLEVIEKIKKYNAEIPVVIVSGQEDVSTAVDLLKKGAYDYIVKDEDTKDRLWNTMKNIRENVSLKKEISELKEEIGKKYEFNTIIKGKSNVIWQSFKLMDKAAKTNITVSVTGETGTGKELVAKAIHYNSPRGKRPFIAINVSAIPNELIESELFGHEKGSFTGAAARRIGKFEEAAKGTIFLDEIAEMDLNMQTKLLRVIQEKELTRVGGNQIIKTDVRVIVATHKNLAEEVKKGNFREDLYYRLLGLPIELPPLRDRGNDILILAKFFVDEFCKENKLEKLTISVEAQEKLTKYVYPGNVRELKAIVELASVMSNTSIIEAEDISFNSTRSMTDFLLDENTLRGYTQKIILHYLEKYDNNILMVAKKLDIGKSTIYRMIKTGEIKMK; encoded by the coding sequence ATGGATCCTTTTAAAATTTTTATCGTAGAAGATGACACCATGTACGGTGAATTGCTGGCTTTTAATTTGTCATTAAATCCAGATTACGAAGTCGAGCGTTTTTCTACAGGGGCTGAATGTGTGAATGCACTCTATAAAGCACCATCTGCAATCTCTTTAGATTATTCTCTTCCTGATATGACTGGTTTAGAAGTAATCGAAAAAATTAAAAAATACAATGCGGAGATTCCGGTTGTTATCGTTTCCGGTCAGGAAGATGTTTCAACTGCTGTCGATCTTCTAAAAAAAGGTGCATACGATTACATCGTTAAAGATGAAGACACCAAAGACCGATTGTGGAATACCATGAAAAATATTCGTGAAAACGTCAGTCTGAAAAAAGAAATATCTGAATTAAAGGAAGAGATTGGAAAAAAATATGAGTTCAATACCATAATTAAAGGTAAAAGTAATGTCATCTGGCAGTCATTTAAATTAATGGATAAGGCTGCAAAAACAAATATCACGGTTTCGGTAACTGGAGAAACAGGTACAGGAAAAGAGTTGGTAGCCAAAGCAATCCATTATAATTCACCTCGGGGAAAAAGACCTTTTATAGCCATTAATGTTTCGGCCATTCCTAATGAACTTATTGAAAGTGAGTTGTTTGGACACGAAAAAGGATCATTTACCGGTGCAGCAGCTCGCAGGATTGGTAAATTTGAAGAAGCAGCAAAGGGAACCATTTTTTTGGATGAAATTGCAGAAATGGATTTAAACATGCAAACAAAATTATTGCGTGTTATTCAAGAGAAGGAATTAACCAGAGTTGGAGGAAATCAGATTATTAAAACGGATGTCAGAGTAATTGTAGCAACACATAAAAATCTGGCAGAGGAGGTGAAGAAGGGTAATTTTAGGGAAGATTTATATTATCGTTTGTTAGGTCTGCCAATTGAATTACCACCACTTAGGGATAGAGGAAATGATATATTAATTTTGGCAAAGTTTTTTGTCGATGAGTTTTGCAAAGAGAACAAGTTGGAAAAACTGACCATTTCGGTTGAGGCACAGGAGAAATTGACAAAATATGTCTATCCCGGTAATGTTCGCGAATTGAAAGCTATTGTTGAATTGGCGTCTGTTATGTCTAATACAAGCATTATTGAAGCTGAAGATATTTCTTTTAATTCTACCCGATCAATGACTGATTTTCTGCTCGATGAAAATACACTGAGAGGATATACGCAGAAGATAATATTACATTATTTGGAGAAGTATGACAATAACATTTTAATGGTAGCAAAGAAGCTGGATATTGGGAAATCAACGATTTATCGGATGATTAAGACTGGTGAAATTAAAATGAAGTAA
- a CDS encoding response regulator, producing the protein MSPEKRPLIFIVDDDPMYHKMISHNLKAENFDNVMTFESGEECIKNLDKKPEVIILDYEMKGINGIQTLKSIKEYNKDIKVILCSSQEDMNIVFDSLKFGAFNYVRKNEFAYNKIKFLMKNILN; encoded by the coding sequence ATGAGTCCAGAAAAGAGACCACTGATATTTATTGTTGACGATGATCCAATGTATCATAAAATGATCTCACATAATCTTAAAGCAGAGAACTTTGACAATGTTATGACATTTGAATCTGGCGAGGAATGTATAAAGAATCTTGATAAAAAACCTGAAGTTATTATCCTCGACTATGAAATGAAAGGAATAAATGGAATTCAAACACTAAAAAGTATTAAAGAGTACAACAAAGATATCAAAGTGATTCTTTGTTCCAGTCAGGAAGACATGAATATCGTATTTGACTCATTGAAATTTGGAGCATTCAATTATGTCAGAAAAAATGAGTTTGCCTATAATAAGATTAAATTCTTGATGAAAAACATACTTAACTAA
- a CDS encoding glutathione peroxidase, whose product MKKLIYTLIIISMASVLSAQNSVSFYSLKAKTIDNQEFDFSTLKGKKVLIVNTASKCGFTPQYEQLQEIHKKYGGENFVILGFPSNDFARQEPGNEEQIKSFCQVNYGVTFQMMSKVSVKGSDQHAVYKWLTGKNKNGKMDSKVKWNFQKYLIDEKGQLIEMYPSNVKPNDDKIISWIKS is encoded by the coding sequence ATGAAAAAGTTAATATATACCTTAATTATTATCAGCATGGCTAGCGTACTAAGTGCTCAAAATTCTGTATCATTCTATTCACTAAAAGCAAAAACAATTGATAATCAAGAATTTGATTTTTCTACCTTAAAAGGAAAGAAGGTTTTAATTGTCAATACAGCTTCAAAATGTGGCTTTACTCCTCAATACGAGCAGCTGCAGGAGATACATAAAAAGTATGGAGGAGAGAACTTTGTTATTCTGGGATTTCCTTCAAATGATTTTGCACGACAAGAGCCCGGAAATGAAGAACAAATTAAATCATTTTGTCAAGTAAACTATGGAGTAACTTTTCAGATGATGTCGAAAGTATCTGTAAAAGGCAGCGACCAGCATGCTGTGTATAAATGGCTAACGGGAAAAAACAAAAACGGCAAAATGGATTCCAAAGTAAAATGGAATTTTCAAAAATATTTAATTGATGAAAAAGGTCAATTAATTGAAATGTATCCTTCGAATGTTAAGCCAAATGATGATAAGATAATAAGTTGGATTAAGAGTTAA
- a CDS encoding ABC-F family ATP-binding cassette domain-containing protein, giving the protein MYSISGLSVSFSGIEIFNNISFLINARDRIGLVGKNGVGKSTLLTIMAGLQQAEKGSFSYPQEKYVSYLPQELRNKSHKSVYDETSTAFNELIELKEEIDKLNSEIENFEDFESDRYYNLLDRLNEKTERLSFLDDEKNDGLIEKILKGLGFRETDFHRNMSEFSGGWQMRVELAKILLRKPDLLLLDEPTNHLDIESILWMENFLKNYSGAIVMVSHDRMFLDNICNKTVELINGKIYDYNLPYSKFLEVRDERLKSQYATALNQQKYIEQQERFIERFRAKNTKAKQVKSKIKRLDKIERIEYDEVDKSQISFRFPPAPRSGTIVLEAEGCSKKYDQNVILKNLEFVIERGERIAFVGKNGEGKTTLVKMIINEIAFDGTLKSGHQVEVGYYAQVQEKSMDDNLSVLQTIEDVATGEWSNISRVRGLLGAFLFDENDVDKKVRVLSGGEKSRLALAKLLLKPVNLLILDEPTNHLDIQAKEVLKQALLQYDGTLILVSHDRDFLQGLTTRTFEFKNKKIKEHLGNVSEFLSKHSVQTFREFESNKNTKSSKNTKLSNLDSGNKEQYEQKKEYEKQVRKLKNAVSKAEAEIAAIDRRIAELDLIMQKPEFYDDYAESSKVMQNYTKINSDLLTKFEEWENKNAALEKLQADSPL; this is encoded by the coding sequence ATGTATTCAATTAGTGGATTAAGTGTGTCATTTAGTGGGATTGAAATATTCAATAATATTTCTTTTTTGATAAATGCCAGAGATAGAATAGGGTTAGTAGGAAAAAATGGTGTAGGTAAATCAACACTTTTAACCATTATGGCTGGACTTCAACAAGCAGAAAAAGGTTCTTTTAGTTATCCTCAGGAGAAATATGTATCCTATTTGCCGCAAGAACTTCGCAATAAATCGCACAAAAGTGTATACGATGAAACAAGTACAGCTTTTAATGAGCTTATTGAACTCAAAGAAGAAATTGATAAACTAAATAGTGAAATAGAAAATTTTGAGGATTTTGAATCTGACCGTTATTATAATTTATTAGATAGGCTGAATGAGAAAACTGAACGTTTGAGCTTTTTGGATGATGAGAAGAATGATGGGCTGATTGAGAAAATATTGAAAGGACTTGGTTTTAGAGAAACTGATTTTCATCGCAATATGTCTGAGTTTAGTGGAGGCTGGCAAATGCGTGTTGAATTAGCCAAGATATTATTGCGCAAACCTGATTTACTTTTACTTGACGAACCAACCAACCATTTAGATATAGAGTCCATTTTGTGGATGGAGAATTTCCTGAAGAATTACTCTGGAGCTATTGTAATGGTTTCTCACGACAGGATGTTTCTGGACAATATCTGCAACAAAACCGTTGAGCTAATTAATGGTAAAATATACGATTACAATTTGCCGTATAGCAAGTTTCTTGAAGTAAGAGACGAGCGTCTGAAGTCGCAATATGCTACCGCACTTAACCAACAGAAATACATCGAACAGCAAGAACGTTTTATTGAACGATTTAGGGCAAAAAATACAAAAGCTAAACAAGTAAAGTCCAAAATAAAGCGACTGGATAAAATCGAAAGAATAGAATATGACGAAGTCGATAAAAGTCAGATCAGCTTTAGGTTTCCACCTGCTCCACGCTCAGGTACTATCGTTTTAGAAGCTGAAGGATGTTCAAAAAAATATGATCAAAACGTAATTCTAAAAAATCTGGAATTTGTTATTGAAAGGGGGGAGCGGATAGCTTTTGTAGGAAAGAATGGAGAGGGAAAAACAACACTTGTTAAAATGATTATCAATGAAATTGCTTTTGATGGAACATTAAAAAGTGGGCATCAGGTTGAAGTGGGTTATTATGCTCAGGTTCAGGAAAAAAGCATGGACGATAACTTAAGTGTTTTGCAAACCATTGAAGATGTGGCTACTGGTGAATGGTCAAATATATCAAGAGTTCGTGGATTATTAGGTGCATTTCTATTTGATGAAAACGATGTGGATAAGAAAGTAAGAGTACTTTCTGGAGGTGAGAAATCGCGTCTTGCTTTAGCCAAACTATTACTCAAACCTGTGAACCTATTAATACTGGATGAACCAACTAACCATTTGGATATTCAAGCGAAAGAAGTATTGAAACAAGCCTTATTGCAATACGATGGAACCTTGATATTGGTATCGCATGATCGGGATTTTTTACAAGGATTAACCACACGTACATTTGAGTTTAAGAATAAAAAAATAAAGGAGCATTTGGGCAATGTTTCAGAGTTTTTAAGCAAACACAGTGTGCAAACTTTTAGGGAATTTGAATCAAATAAAAACACAAAGAGTTCGAAAAACACAAAATTAAGTAATCTCGATTCGGGAAATAAGGAACAGTACGAGCAAAAGAAAGAGTATGAAAAGCAAGTGCGAAAATTGAAAAATGCTGTTTCAAAAGCAGAAGCTGAAATTGCAGCCATTGATAGAAGGATAGCCGAACTCGACCTGATTATGCAAAAACCAGAATTTTATGATGATTATGCTGAGTCATCGAAGGTGATGCAGAACTATACCAAAATCAACAGCGATTTACTTACAAAATTCGAGGAATGGGAAAATAAAAATGCTGCATTAGAAAAATTACAAGCCGACTCTCCTCTTTAA